A stretch of the Brassica napus cultivar Da-Ae unplaced genomic scaffold, Da-Ae ScsIHWf_1729;HRSCAF=2359, whole genome shotgun sequence genome encodes the following:
- the LOC125598513 gene encoding probable protein phosphatase 2C 41 isoform X2: protein MFDGHGPWGHKITKRVKKLFPASLLCQWQQTLASLSSSPECFSPFDLWKQPCMKTFSIIDLDLKIHPSIDSYCSGCTALTAILQGDHLVVANAGDSRAVIATTSDDGVGLVPVQLSVDFKPNIPEEAERIKQSDGRLFCLDDEPGVYRVGMPNGRSLGLAVSRAFGDYCLKDFGLVSEPEVTYRKITSKDQFLILATDGMWDVMTNDEAVEIARGVKDRRKSAERLVKKAMMLWRKKRRSIAMDDISALCLFFHPC, encoded by the exons ATGTTCGATGGACATGGACCATGGGGACATAAGATAACCAAAAGAGTAAAAAAGTTATTTCCAGCTTCACTGCTTTGCCAGTGGCAACAAACTCTTGCATCCTTATCATCTTCACCGGAATGTTTCTCTCCGTTTGATCTTTGGAAGCAACCTTGCATGAAAACATTTTCTATCATCGATCTTGATCTCAAGATCCATCCATCCATTGATTCTTACTGCAGTGGCTGCACCGCTCTCACCGCCATCTTGCAG GGTGATCATCTTGTTGTAGCAAATGCGGGTGACTCAAGAGCAGTAATAGCAACAACTTCTGATGATGGAGTCGGTTTAGTGCCGGTTCAGCTATCAGTAGACTTTAAACCGAACATTCCCG AGGAAGCAGAACGGATAAAACAATCGGATGGACGGTTGTTTTGCCTAGATGATGAACCGGGAGTGTACCGGGTGGGCATGCCAAATGGCAGATCGCTTGGTTTAGCTGTCTCAAGAGCGTTTGGAGATTACTGCCTTAAAGACTTTGGTTTAGTCTCTGAACCGGAAGTGACATACAGAAAGATAACCAGCAAGGACCAGTTTCTCATCTTGGCAACCGATGGg aTGTGGGATGTGATGACAAATGATGAAGCAGTGGAGATAGCAAGAGGAGTGAAAGACAGAAGAAAGAGCGCAGAGAGATTGGTAAAGAAAGCTATGATGCTTTGGCGTAAGAAGAGAAGAAGCATAGCCATGGATGATATATCTGCTCTCTGTCTCTTCTTTCACCCTTGTTAA
- the LOC125598513 gene encoding probable protein phosphatase 2C 41 isoform X1, with product MVLLPAFLDGLARSVSMKKGKYLSEDEDGGKEIAKSMMKYSKKNSTFLGSSGFVSSETSKRFTSICTNRGEKGINQDRAIVWEGFGSQEDITFCGMFDGHGPWGHKITKRVKKLFPASLLCQWQQTLASLSSSPECFSPFDLWKQPCMKTFSIIDLDLKIHPSIDSYCSGCTALTAILQGDHLVVANAGDSRAVIATTSDDGVGLVPVQLSVDFKPNIPEEAERIKQSDGRLFCLDDEPGVYRVGMPNGRSLGLAVSRAFGDYCLKDFGLVSEPEVTYRKITSKDQFLILATDGMWDVMTNDEAVEIARGVKDRRKSAERLVKKAMMLWRKKRRSIAMDDISALCLFFHPC from the exons ATGGTGCTTTTGCCTGCATTTTTGGACGGTTTGGCAAGAAGTGTATCGATGAAGAAAGGAAAATATCTAtctgaagatgaagatggaggTAAAGAGATCGCAAAATCGATGATGAAATATTCCAAGAAGAACTCGACTTTCCTAGGTTCATCGGGCTTTGTTAGCTCCGAAACTTCCAAGAGATTTACCTCTATTTGTACTAATAGAGGTGAGAAAGGAATAAACCAAGATCGTGCCATTGTTTGGGAG GGTTTTGGAAGCCAAGAAGACATAACATTTTGTGGGATGTTCGATGGACATGGACCATGGGGACATAAGATAACCAAAAGAGTAAAAAAGTTATTTCCAGCTTCACTGCTTTGCCAGTGGCAACAAACTCTTGCATCCTTATCATCTTCACCGGAATGTTTCTCTCCGTTTGATCTTTGGAAGCAACCTTGCATGAAAACATTTTCTATCATCGATCTTGATCTCAAGATCCATCCATCCATTGATTCTTACTGCAGTGGCTGCACCGCTCTCACCGCCATCTTGCAG GGTGATCATCTTGTTGTAGCAAATGCGGGTGACTCAAGAGCAGTAATAGCAACAACTTCTGATGATGGAGTCGGTTTAGTGCCGGTTCAGCTATCAGTAGACTTTAAACCGAACATTCCCG AGGAAGCAGAACGGATAAAACAATCGGATGGACGGTTGTTTTGCCTAGATGATGAACCGGGAGTGTACCGGGTGGGCATGCCAAATGGCAGATCGCTTGGTTTAGCTGTCTCAAGAGCGTTTGGAGATTACTGCCTTAAAGACTTTGGTTTAGTCTCTGAACCGGAAGTGACATACAGAAAGATAACCAGCAAGGACCAGTTTCTCATCTTGGCAACCGATGGg aTGTGGGATGTGATGACAAATGATGAAGCAGTGGAGATAGCAAGAGGAGTGAAAGACAGAAGAAAGAGCGCAGAGAGATTGGTAAAGAAAGCTATGATGCTTTGGCGTAAGAAGAGAAGAAGCATAGCCATGGATGATATATCTGCTCTCTGTCTCTTCTTTCACCCTTGTTAA